A window of the Loxodonta africana isolate mLoxAfr1 chromosome 3, mLoxAfr1.hap2, whole genome shotgun sequence genome harbors these coding sequences:
- the LOC100665523 gene encoding olfactory receptor 7A17-like, with product MLVYVKISHVLFLFPGSSINHMEPGNNTQISEFLLMSFSEGSKLQPFLFGLFLSMYLITLLGNLLIILAVISDSHLHTPMYFFLANLSFVDICFTSTTVPKMLVNIQMQSRVITYEGCITQMYFFVLLGALDNFLLTAMAYDRFVAICHPLHYTVIMNPRLCELLVLVSWIISILNSLLESLMVLRLSFCTDVEIPHFFCELNQVIQHACSDTFINDTVMYFAAVLLGGGPLTGILFSYCKVFSSIRVISSVQGKCKAFSTCASHLSVVSLFFCSILGVYFSSAATHNAYSVAVASVMYTVVTPMLNPFIYSLRNKDIKGTLRKLLVREAMKQPFSQG from the coding sequence ATGCTTGTATATGTAAAAATTAGTCATGTCCTGTTTCTCTTTCCTGGCAGTAGCATCAACCATATGGAACCAGGAAATAATACACAaatttcagaatttcttcttATGAGCTTTTCAGAGGGATCAAAGTTGCAACCCTTCCTCTTTGGGCTGTTCCTGTCCATGTACCTGATCACCCTGCTTGGAAACCTGCTCATCATCCTGGCTGTCATTTCGGACTCCcatctccacactcccatgtacttcttccttgccaacctttCCTTTGTGGACATCTGTTTTACCTCTACCACTGtcccaaagatgctggtgaaTATCCAGATGCAGAGCAGAGTCATTACCTATGAAGGCTGCATCACCCAGATGTACTTTTTTGTACTTTTGGGAGCCTTGGACAACTTCCTCCTGACTGCAATGGCTTATGACCGCTTCGTGGCCATCTGTCACCCCCTTCACTACACAGTTATCATGAACCCCCGGCTCTGTGAATTGCTGGTTCTGGTGTCCTGGATCATCAGTATCTTGAATTCCTTGTTAGAAAGTTTAATGGTGTTGCGGCTGTCCTTTTGTACAGATGTGGAAATcccccactttttctgtgaacttAATCAGGTGATCCAACATGCCTGTTCTGACACCTTCATCAATGACACAGTAATGTATTTTGCAGCTGTGCTGCTGGGTGGTGGTCCACTTACTGGGATTCTTTTCTCCTACTGTAAGGTTTTTTCCTCCATTCGTGTAATCTCATCAGTTCAGGGGAAGTGTAAAGCATTTTCTACCTGTGCATCTCACCTCTCCGTTGTCTCCTTATTTTTTTGTAGTATCCTAGGAGTGTACTTTAGTTCTGCTGCTACACACAATGCATACTCAGTTGCAGTAGCCTCAGTGATGTACACTGTGGTCACACCCATGCTGAACCCCTTCATCTATAGCCTTcgaaataaagacataaaggggaCCTTGAGGAAATTGCTTGTGAGGGAAGCCATGAAACAGCCATTTTCTCAGGGCTGA